GGGCGCCATGATTGCAATTGTGCTCCTTTCCATTATACTGCTTGGTATTGGTGTTGTCTTTGCCTATCTCCTTATATCAGGCAGGGGTAATGATTACATAATGGGCACACTGCTATCTTTTGAATTCCTGATTGCAGGCATTGAGGTCGTTATCTTTGCAAGATACTTTATCGCATTCAGAGAGGTATCGGAGGACCGTGAGGAGGAGTTATTATGGTAGCTGGAAACACTGAAAATAAAGAGGATAAAACAGGGATAACACGCAGGAGGTTTACTCTTGGTGCAATCATTGTGTCTATTGCAGGTGCATTCGCTTCTCTCCTGTCGCTCCTTAAAGTTTTATCACCGGAAAAGAAAGGCAGCGGTTATGTATCAACCATTAAACCTGGAGACAGGCTTGTTTATGCAAAGGGCGCCAACACAGGAGATTTCATAAAGCTTTCATCACTGAATGTTGGTGATGCCGTGCTTGCTTACCCGACAGGTAAAACGTCAAATCCTGCAAACCTTGTTCAGCTGATTAAATTA
This bacterium BMS3Abin08 DNA region includes the following protein-coding sequences:
- the petC_1 gene encoding cytochrome b6-f complex iron-sulfur subunit, coding for MVAGNTENKEDKTGITRRRFTLGAIIVSIAGAFASLLSLLKVLSPEKKGSGYVSTIKPGDRLVYAKGANTGDFIKLSSLNVGDAVLAYPTGKTSNPANLVQLIKLDEEVYKAPTKIKLTDQGLVAYSAICTHLGCTVSWVENQKSPDTSYTECFCHNSIFDPTRGAKVLGGPAPIPLAQIGIKVRDDGTLVFTSDFTGPIGPQV